In one Ananas comosus cultivar F153 linkage group 12, ASM154086v1, whole genome shotgun sequence genomic region, the following are encoded:
- the LOC109718589 gene encoding trafficking protein particle complex II-specific subunit 130 homolog isoform X3 — MLPWPKPASWPVVPADGSAEILAKEKMILQANPRVKHFNIFRKPLPLEPSLLLREANRRRASLSVGNVSELLDIHHNDGSGPDGNSRFPSNRANASFMSRTYSGPASAENSVSLDRPMRLSEIYVAAEHALKQTISDPNLLMPLSSLQEFEKKYMELTKGAADNYHRSWWKRHGVVLDGEIAALLFKNGNFDLAAKSYEKVCALYAGEGWQDLLAEVLPDLAECQKILNDEAGYLSSCVRLLSLDSGLFLNKERQAFQSEVVRLAHSEMKNPVPLDVSSLITFSGNPGPPLELCDGDPGILSVTIWSGFPDDITLESLSLTLSASFNVDEGLKALKSADPLILKPGRNVITLDLPPQKPGSYVLGALTGQIGHLRFRSHSFSKGGPADTDDFMSYEKPTRPVLKVLNPRPLVDITAAVSSALLMNELQWIGLIVKPIDYSMMGAVLHIDTGPGLKIEESHMIEIEDHTNYSKSSVNSSRRFEQILLESGKIELPNWASDITTVVWFPVRAIDDRIARGVSAVSPPVQNMVDGMRMIALKLEFGAFRNQIFERTIAVHFTDPLHVSTRVADKCSDGTLLLQVILHSQVKAALRLYDAWLDLQAGFVHVGKVDGRPISSSFPLVISPSSTAGLLFTIQLASTKGQDEVVQTDSILNIKYGILGDRSTGAHAPVPVESGESEELLFKSALTLQRPILDPCVAVGFLPFSSDCLRVGQLVNMRWRVERLKNLEENSSSCGDEVLYEVEANQQNWMIAGRKRGHVSLSTLQGSRIEITLTCVPLVSGYIRPPHLGLPDVGDANISCNPAGPHLVCVLPPTLSSSYCIPV; from the exons ATGCTGCCCTGGCCTAAACCTGCTAGCTGGCCTGTTGTCCCAGCTGACGGTTCAGCTGAAATTCTTGCAAAGGAGAAG ATGATTCTTCAAGCAAACCCAAGAGTAAAGCACTTCAATATCTTCAGGAAGCCATTGCCTCTAGAACCTTCTTTGCTTCTACGAGAGGCCAATCGGCGTAGAGCTTCCCTTTCTGTTGGGAATGTGTCGGAGCTACTTGATATTCATCATAATGATGG TTCAGGTCCAGATGGGAATTCAAGGTTCCCGTCAAATAGGGCTAATGCTAGCTTTATGTCACGAACATATTCTGGACCAGCAAGCGCTGAGAATTCTGTGTCACTTGATCGCCCTATGAGATTATCAGAAATCTACGTTGCGGCAGAGCATGCACTGAAGCAGACAATATCAGATCCCAATTTACTTATGCCATTATCGTCACTGCAAGAATTTGAG AAGAAATATATGGAGCTAACGAAAGGAGCAGCAGATAACTACCACCGTTCTTGGTGGAAAAGACATGGTGTTGTCCTCGATGGTGAAATTGCAGCTCTATTATTCAAGAATGGCAATTTTGACTTAGCTGCAAAGTCCTACGAAAAGGTCTGCGCTCTCTATGCTGGTGAAGGCTGGCAAGACTTGTTGGCTGAAGTTCTCCCTGACCTTGCAGAATGCCAGAAGATTCTTAATGATGAAGCCGGGTACCTTTCCTCTTGTGTTAGGTTGCTATCTTTGGACAGTGGCTTGTTTTTGAATAAGGAGAGGCAAGCTTTCCAATCGGAGGTTGTAAGGCTGGCTCACAGTGAGATGAAGAATCCGGTCCCACTCGATGTTTCATCGCTGATAACATTTTCGGGAAATCCAGGCCCACCACTCGAGTTGTGTGATGGGGATCCAGGTATATTGTCGGTGACGATTTGGAGCGGCTTTCCAGATGATATCACTCTTGAATCTCTTAGTTTGACACTGTCGGCTTCATTTAATGTGGATGAAGGTCTCAAG GCATTAAAGAGTGCAGATCCTCTCATACTAAAACCAGGCAGAAATGTCATCACTCTCGACCTTCCCCCACAAAAGCCGGGCTCATATGTGTTGGGGGCTCTTACTGGTCAGATTGGGCACTTACGGTTTAGGTCTCATAGCTTCTCTAAAGGTGGTCCAGCAGACACAGATGACTTTATGAGTTATGAGAAACCAACAAGACCTGTTCTCAAG GTTCTCAACCCTAGACCTTTAGTCGATATTACCGCTGCAGTATCATCCGCGCTTCTTATGAATGAACTTCAATGGATCGGTCTAATTGTGAAACCAATAGACTATTCTATGATGGGCGCTGTCCTACATATAGACACAGGACCGGGGCTAAAAATTGAGGAGTCACATATGATTGAGATAGAGGATCATACCAACTATTCAAAAAGCTCTGTGAATTCTTCAAGAAGATTTGAACAAATTTTGCTTGAGAGTGGTAAAATCGAGCTTCCCAATTGGGCTAGTGATATAACGACAGTTGTGTGGTTTCCTGTTCGTGCTATTGATGACAGAATTGCTAGAGGAGTATCTGCAG TCTCCCCTCCGGTACAAAATATGGTAGATGGAATGAGAATGATTGCCCTGAAACTTGAATTTGGAGCTTTCCGCAATCAGATATTTGAAag GACCATTGCGGTGCATTTCACTGATCCATTACATGTCAGCACACGAGTTGCTGATAAATGCAGTGATGGCACTCTACTTTTGCAG GTCATATTACATTCCCAAGTGAAGGCTGCTCTGCGACTATATGATGCATGGCTAGATCTTCAAGCTGGATTTGTCCATGTAGGAAAGGTTGATGGACGACCTATTTCGAGCTCATTCCCCCTTGTTATCTCTCCATCTTCTACTGCAGGACTGCTGTTTACCATACAACTAGCTAGTACCAAAG GCCAGGATGAGGTAGTACAAACCGATAGTATACTGAACATTAAATATGGAATTTTGGGAGACAGATCGACCGGTGCACATGCACCTGTTCCTGTCGAATCGGGAGAATCTGAAGAACTGCTCTTTAAGAGTGCACTCACATTGCAACGTCCCATACTTGATCCATGTGTTGCAGTTGGTTTTCTTCCATTTTCTTCTGATTGCTTAAGAGTTGGTCAACTGGTGAATATGAGATGGAGAGTCGAGAGATTGAAAAATCTAGAGGAGAATAGTTCTTCATGTGGA GATGAGGTTCTGTACGAAGTAGAAGCAAACCAACAAAACTGGATGATTGCGGGGAGGAAGCGGGGACATGTATCACTCTCCACATTGCAAG GCTCAAGGATAGAGATCACATTGACATGTGTACCTCTAGTTTCGGGATATATTCGGCCCCCTCACTTGGGTCTACCTGATGTTGGTGACGCGAACATTAGCTGCAACCCTGCGGGGCCTCATCTGGTGTGTGTTTTGCCGCCGACGCTTAGCTCTTCCTATTGCATTCCAGTTTGA